One window of Oncorhynchus masou masou isolate Uvic2021 chromosome 28, UVic_Omas_1.1, whole genome shotgun sequence genomic DNA carries:
- the LOC135517435 gene encoding poly(U)-binding-splicing factor PUF60-like isoform X3 encodes MMENGQGTGGKLGLPPLTPEQQEALQRAKKYAMEQSIKSVLVKQTIAHQQQQLTNLQMAAVTMGFGDPLSPLQSVAAQRQRALAIMCRVYVGSIYYELGEDTIRQAFAPFGPIKSIDMSWDSVTMKHKGFAFVEYEIPEAAQLALEQMNSVMLGGRNIKVGRPGNIGQAQPIIDQLAEEARAYNRIFVASVHPDLSDEDIKSVFEAFGRIKSCTLARDPTTGRHKSFGFIEYDKPQSSLDAVSSMNLFDLGGQYLRVGKAVTPPMPMLTPTQPGGLPPAAAVAAAAATAKITAQASMIPFQRDLLAFQEAVTGASILGAMAGANQMGQMSQMGQMGQMGPMGSMGIPQAVMAAQAPGMITGVYRDMCVTPVRPNLPVLPQVGLVNPVLASPPVITNPAQINPSLQELQKKKQEEKEMLQDGTGQEMLSDQEHMSISGSSARHMVMQKLLRKSESTVMVLRNMVGPEDIDDDLEGEVTEECGKFGAVNRVIIYQEKQGEEEDAEIIVKIFVEFSMVSEMNKAIQALNDRWFGGRKVIAEVYDQERFNSSDLSA; translated from the exons ATGATGGAGAATGGACAGGGCACAGGTGGGAAGCTTGGCCTGCCGCCTCTCACCCCGGAGCAGCAGGAGGCTCTACAAAGG GCAAAGAAATATGCCATGGAGCAGAGCATTAAGAGTGTCTTGGTGAAGCAGACCATTGCCCATCAGCAACAGCAGCTCACCAACTTGCAG ATGGCAGCAGTGACAATGGGCTTTGGAGATCCTCTCTCACCTTTACAATCG GTGGCGGCTCAGCGTCAGCGTGCTCTTGCCATCATGTGCCGGGTGTATGTGGGCTCCATATACTATGAGCTCGGGGAGGACACCATCAGACAGGCCTTTGCCCCTTTTGGCCCCATCAAGAGCATTGACATGTCATGGGACTCCGTTACAATGAAGCACAAG GGCTTTGCCTTTGTGGAGTATGAGATCCCGGAGGCGGCACAGCTGGCTTTGGAGCAGATGAACTCAGTCATGCTTGGGGGCAGGAACATCAAG GTGGGGCGGCCAGGTAACATTGGTCAGGCGCAACCCATCATCGACCAGCTGGCAGAGGAGGCGCGCGCCTACAACCGGATCTTCGTGGCTTCCGTCCACCCTGACCTCTCAGACGAGGACATCAAGAGCGTCTTTGAGGCCTTCGGGAGGATCAAGTCCTGCACGTTAGCCAGGGACCCCACCACAGGAAGACACAAGAGCTTTGGCTTCATCG AGTATGACAAGCCCCAGTCGTCCCTGGATGCAGTGTCCTCCATGAACCTGTTTGACCTGGGGGGCCAGTACTTGCGGGTGGGCAAGGCCGTAACCCCGCCCATGCCCATGCTGACCCCCACCCAGCCTGGTGGCCTGCCGCCCGCTGCAGCCGTGGCTGCTGCAGCAGCCACCGCTAAGATAACGGCCCAGGCAAGTATGATTCCCTTCCAAAGGGATCTATTGGCCTTCCAG GAGGCTGTGACCGGGGCGTCCATCTTGGGGGCGATGGCCGGGGCGAACCAGATGGGCCAAATGAGTCAGATGGGACAAATGGGACAAATGGGTCCGATGGGCTCCATGGGCATCCCTCAGGCAGTCATGGCTGCCCAGGCCCCCGGAATGATCACAGGTGTGTATCGAGACATGT GTGTGACACCAGTGCGTCCTAACCTGCCAGTGCTGCCCCAGGTGGGCCTGGTCAACCCTGTGCTGGCCTCACCGCCTGTGATCACCAACCCGGCCCAAATCAACCCCTCTCTACAAGAGCTTCAGAAGAAGAAgcaggaggagaaagagatgctGCAGGATGGGACAGGCCAGGAGATGTTGAGCGACCAAGAACACATGAGCATTTCCGGAAGCAGCGCCAGGCACATGGTCATGCAGAAACTGCTGAGGAAATCAGAG TCTACGGTGATGGTGTTACGGAACATGGTGGGGCCAGAGGACATCGATGACGACCTGGAGGGCGAGGTGACAGAGGAGTGCGGCAAGTTTGGTGCCGTAAACCGGGTCATCATCTACCAGGAGaagcagggggaggaggaggatgccgAGATCATCGTCAAGATCTTTGTGGAGTTCTCCATGGTCTCGGAGATGAACAAGGCCATCCAGGCACTCAACGACCGCTGGTTTGGGGGTCGCAAGGTCATCGCGGAGGTCTACGACCAAGAGCGCTTTAACAGTAGCGACCTCTCCGCATAA
- the LOC135517435 gene encoding poly(U)-binding-splicing factor PUF60-like isoform X5, with protein sequence MAVTEIAGGTALMMENGQGTGGKLGLPPLTPEQQEALQRAKKYAMEQSIKSVLVKQTIAHQQQQLTNLQMAAVTMGFGDPLSPLQSVAAQRQRALAIMCRVYVGSIYYELGEDTIRQAFAPFGPIKSIDMSWDSVTMKHKGFAFVEYEIPEAAQLALEQMNSVMLGGRNIKVGRPGNIGQAQPIIDQLAEEARAYNRIFVASVHPDLSDEDIKSVFEAFGRIKSCTLARDPTTGRHKSFGFIEYDKPQSSLDAVSSMNLFDLGGQYLRVGKAVTPPMPMLTPTQPGGLPPAAAVAAAAATAKITAQEAVTGASILGAMAGANQMGQMSQMGQMGQMGPMGSMGIPQAVMAAQAPGMITGVTPVRPNLPVLPQVGLVNPVLASPPVITNPAQINPSLQELQKKKQEEKEMLQDGTGQEMLSDQEHMSISGSSARHMVMQKLLRKSESTVMVLRNMVGPEDIDDDLEGEVTEECGKFGAVNRVIIYQEKQGEEEDAEIIVKIFVEFSMVSEMNKAIQALNDRWFGGRKVIAEVYDQERFNSSDLSA encoded by the exons ATGGCGGTGACGGAGATTGCG GGAGGGACAGCTCTGATGATGGAGAATGGACAGGGCACAGGTGGGAAGCTTGGCCTGCCGCCTCTCACCCCGGAGCAGCAGGAGGCTCTACAAAGG GCAAAGAAATATGCCATGGAGCAGAGCATTAAGAGTGTCTTGGTGAAGCAGACCATTGCCCATCAGCAACAGCAGCTCACCAACTTGCAG ATGGCAGCAGTGACAATGGGCTTTGGAGATCCTCTCTCACCTTTACAATCG GTGGCGGCTCAGCGTCAGCGTGCTCTTGCCATCATGTGCCGGGTGTATGTGGGCTCCATATACTATGAGCTCGGGGAGGACACCATCAGACAGGCCTTTGCCCCTTTTGGCCCCATCAAGAGCATTGACATGTCATGGGACTCCGTTACAATGAAGCACAAG GGCTTTGCCTTTGTGGAGTATGAGATCCCGGAGGCGGCACAGCTGGCTTTGGAGCAGATGAACTCAGTCATGCTTGGGGGCAGGAACATCAAG GTGGGGCGGCCAGGTAACATTGGTCAGGCGCAACCCATCATCGACCAGCTGGCAGAGGAGGCGCGCGCCTACAACCGGATCTTCGTGGCTTCCGTCCACCCTGACCTCTCAGACGAGGACATCAAGAGCGTCTTTGAGGCCTTCGGGAGGATCAAGTCCTGCACGTTAGCCAGGGACCCCACCACAGGAAGACACAAGAGCTTTGGCTTCATCG AGTATGACAAGCCCCAGTCGTCCCTGGATGCAGTGTCCTCCATGAACCTGTTTGACCTGGGGGGCCAGTACTTGCGGGTGGGCAAGGCCGTAACCCCGCCCATGCCCATGCTGACCCCCACCCAGCCTGGTGGCCTGCCGCCCGCTGCAGCCGTGGCTGCTGCAGCAGCCACCGCTAAGATAACGGCCCAG GAGGCTGTGACCGGGGCGTCCATCTTGGGGGCGATGGCCGGGGCGAACCAGATGGGCCAAATGAGTCAGATGGGACAAATGGGACAAATGGGTCCGATGGGCTCCATGGGCATCCCTCAGGCAGTCATGGCTGCCCAGGCCCCCGGAATGATCACAG GTGTGACACCAGTGCGTCCTAACCTGCCAGTGCTGCCCCAGGTGGGCCTGGTCAACCCTGTGCTGGCCTCACCGCCTGTGATCACCAACCCGGCCCAAATCAACCCCTCTCTACAAGAGCTTCAGAAGAAGAAgcaggaggagaaagagatgctGCAGGATGGGACAGGCCAGGAGATGTTGAGCGACCAAGAACACATGAGCATTTCCGGAAGCAGCGCCAGGCACATGGTCATGCAGAAACTGCTGAGGAAATCAGAG TCTACGGTGATGGTGTTACGGAACATGGTGGGGCCAGAGGACATCGATGACGACCTGGAGGGCGAGGTGACAGAGGAGTGCGGCAAGTTTGGTGCCGTAAACCGGGTCATCATCTACCAGGAGaagcagggggaggaggaggatgccgAGATCATCGTCAAGATCTTTGTGGAGTTCTCCATGGTCTCGGAGATGAACAAGGCCATCCAGGCACTCAACGACCGCTGGTTTGGGGGTCGCAAGGTCATCGCGGAGGTCTACGACCAAGAGCGCTTTAACAGTAGCGACCTCTCCGCATAA
- the LOC135517435 gene encoding poly(U)-binding-splicing factor PUF60-like isoform X4 — protein MAVTEIAGGTALMMENGQGTGGKLGLPPLTPEQQEALQRAKKYAMEQSIKSVLVKQTIAHQQQQLTNLQMAAVTMGFGDPLSPLQSVAAQRQRALAIMCRVYVGSIYYELGEDTIRQAFAPFGPIKSIDMSWDSVTMKHKGFAFVEYEIPEAAQLALEQMNSVMLGGRNIKVGRPGNIGQAQPIIDQLAEEARAYNRIFVASVHPDLSDEDIKSVFEAFGRIKSCTLARDPTTGRHKSFGFIEYDKPQSSLDAVSSMNLFDLGGQYLRVGKAVTPPMPMLTPTQPGGLPPAAAVAAAAATAKITAQEAVTGASILGAMAGANQMGQMSQMGQMGQMGPMGSMGIPQAVMAAQAPGMITGVYRDMCVTPVRPNLPVLPQVGLVNPVLASPPVITNPAQINPSLQELQKKKQEEKEMLQDGTGQEMLSDQEHMSISGSSARHMVMQKLLRKSESTVMVLRNMVGPEDIDDDLEGEVTEECGKFGAVNRVIIYQEKQGEEEDAEIIVKIFVEFSMVSEMNKAIQALNDRWFGGRKVIAEVYDQERFNSSDLSA, from the exons ATGGCGGTGACGGAGATTGCG GGAGGGACAGCTCTGATGATGGAGAATGGACAGGGCACAGGTGGGAAGCTTGGCCTGCCGCCTCTCACCCCGGAGCAGCAGGAGGCTCTACAAAGG GCAAAGAAATATGCCATGGAGCAGAGCATTAAGAGTGTCTTGGTGAAGCAGACCATTGCCCATCAGCAACAGCAGCTCACCAACTTGCAG ATGGCAGCAGTGACAATGGGCTTTGGAGATCCTCTCTCACCTTTACAATCG GTGGCGGCTCAGCGTCAGCGTGCTCTTGCCATCATGTGCCGGGTGTATGTGGGCTCCATATACTATGAGCTCGGGGAGGACACCATCAGACAGGCCTTTGCCCCTTTTGGCCCCATCAAGAGCATTGACATGTCATGGGACTCCGTTACAATGAAGCACAAG GGCTTTGCCTTTGTGGAGTATGAGATCCCGGAGGCGGCACAGCTGGCTTTGGAGCAGATGAACTCAGTCATGCTTGGGGGCAGGAACATCAAG GTGGGGCGGCCAGGTAACATTGGTCAGGCGCAACCCATCATCGACCAGCTGGCAGAGGAGGCGCGCGCCTACAACCGGATCTTCGTGGCTTCCGTCCACCCTGACCTCTCAGACGAGGACATCAAGAGCGTCTTTGAGGCCTTCGGGAGGATCAAGTCCTGCACGTTAGCCAGGGACCCCACCACAGGAAGACACAAGAGCTTTGGCTTCATCG AGTATGACAAGCCCCAGTCGTCCCTGGATGCAGTGTCCTCCATGAACCTGTTTGACCTGGGGGGCCAGTACTTGCGGGTGGGCAAGGCCGTAACCCCGCCCATGCCCATGCTGACCCCCACCCAGCCTGGTGGCCTGCCGCCCGCTGCAGCCGTGGCTGCTGCAGCAGCCACCGCTAAGATAACGGCCCAG GAGGCTGTGACCGGGGCGTCCATCTTGGGGGCGATGGCCGGGGCGAACCAGATGGGCCAAATGAGTCAGATGGGACAAATGGGACAAATGGGTCCGATGGGCTCCATGGGCATCCCTCAGGCAGTCATGGCTGCCCAGGCCCCCGGAATGATCACAGGTGTGTATCGAGACATGT GTGTGACACCAGTGCGTCCTAACCTGCCAGTGCTGCCCCAGGTGGGCCTGGTCAACCCTGTGCTGGCCTCACCGCCTGTGATCACCAACCCGGCCCAAATCAACCCCTCTCTACAAGAGCTTCAGAAGAAGAAgcaggaggagaaagagatgctGCAGGATGGGACAGGCCAGGAGATGTTGAGCGACCAAGAACACATGAGCATTTCCGGAAGCAGCGCCAGGCACATGGTCATGCAGAAACTGCTGAGGAAATCAGAG TCTACGGTGATGGTGTTACGGAACATGGTGGGGCCAGAGGACATCGATGACGACCTGGAGGGCGAGGTGACAGAGGAGTGCGGCAAGTTTGGTGCCGTAAACCGGGTCATCATCTACCAGGAGaagcagggggaggaggaggatgccgAGATCATCGTCAAGATCTTTGTGGAGTTCTCCATGGTCTCGGAGATGAACAAGGCCATCCAGGCACTCAACGACCGCTGGTTTGGGGGTCGCAAGGTCATCGCGGAGGTCTACGACCAAGAGCGCTTTAACAGTAGCGACCTCTCCGCATAA
- the LOC135517435 gene encoding poly(U)-binding-splicing factor PUF60-like isoform X1, translated as MAVTEIAGGTALMMENGQGTGGKLGLPPLTPEQQEALQRAKKYAMEQSIKSVLVKQTIAHQQQQLTNLQMAAVTMGFGDPLSPLQSVAAQRQRALAIMCRVYVGSIYYELGEDTIRQAFAPFGPIKSIDMSWDSVTMKHKGFAFVEYEIPEAAQLALEQMNSVMLGGRNIKVGRPGNIGQAQPIIDQLAEEARAYNRIFVASVHPDLSDEDIKSVFEAFGRIKSCTLARDPTTGRHKSFGFIEYDKPQSSLDAVSSMNLFDLGGQYLRVGKAVTPPMPMLTPTQPGGLPPAAAVAAAAATAKITAQASMIPFQRDLLAFQEAVTGASILGAMAGANQMGQMSQMGQMGQMGPMGSMGIPQAVMAAQAPGMITGVYRDMCVTPVRPNLPVLPQVGLVNPVLASPPVITNPAQINPSLQELQKKKQEEKEMLQDGTGQEMLSDQEHMSISGSSARHMVMQKLLRKSESTVMVLRNMVGPEDIDDDLEGEVTEECGKFGAVNRVIIYQEKQGEEEDAEIIVKIFVEFSMVSEMNKAIQALNDRWFGGRKVIAEVYDQERFNSSDLSA; from the exons ATGGCGGTGACGGAGATTGCG GGAGGGACAGCTCTGATGATGGAGAATGGACAGGGCACAGGTGGGAAGCTTGGCCTGCCGCCTCTCACCCCGGAGCAGCAGGAGGCTCTACAAAGG GCAAAGAAATATGCCATGGAGCAGAGCATTAAGAGTGTCTTGGTGAAGCAGACCATTGCCCATCAGCAACAGCAGCTCACCAACTTGCAG ATGGCAGCAGTGACAATGGGCTTTGGAGATCCTCTCTCACCTTTACAATCG GTGGCGGCTCAGCGTCAGCGTGCTCTTGCCATCATGTGCCGGGTGTATGTGGGCTCCATATACTATGAGCTCGGGGAGGACACCATCAGACAGGCCTTTGCCCCTTTTGGCCCCATCAAGAGCATTGACATGTCATGGGACTCCGTTACAATGAAGCACAAG GGCTTTGCCTTTGTGGAGTATGAGATCCCGGAGGCGGCACAGCTGGCTTTGGAGCAGATGAACTCAGTCATGCTTGGGGGCAGGAACATCAAG GTGGGGCGGCCAGGTAACATTGGTCAGGCGCAACCCATCATCGACCAGCTGGCAGAGGAGGCGCGCGCCTACAACCGGATCTTCGTGGCTTCCGTCCACCCTGACCTCTCAGACGAGGACATCAAGAGCGTCTTTGAGGCCTTCGGGAGGATCAAGTCCTGCACGTTAGCCAGGGACCCCACCACAGGAAGACACAAGAGCTTTGGCTTCATCG AGTATGACAAGCCCCAGTCGTCCCTGGATGCAGTGTCCTCCATGAACCTGTTTGACCTGGGGGGCCAGTACTTGCGGGTGGGCAAGGCCGTAACCCCGCCCATGCCCATGCTGACCCCCACCCAGCCTGGTGGCCTGCCGCCCGCTGCAGCCGTGGCTGCTGCAGCAGCCACCGCTAAGATAACGGCCCAGGCAAGTATGATTCCCTTCCAAAGGGATCTATTGGCCTTCCAG GAGGCTGTGACCGGGGCGTCCATCTTGGGGGCGATGGCCGGGGCGAACCAGATGGGCCAAATGAGTCAGATGGGACAAATGGGACAAATGGGTCCGATGGGCTCCATGGGCATCCCTCAGGCAGTCATGGCTGCCCAGGCCCCCGGAATGATCACAGGTGTGTATCGAGACATGT GTGTGACACCAGTGCGTCCTAACCTGCCAGTGCTGCCCCAGGTGGGCCTGGTCAACCCTGTGCTGGCCTCACCGCCTGTGATCACCAACCCGGCCCAAATCAACCCCTCTCTACAAGAGCTTCAGAAGAAGAAgcaggaggagaaagagatgctGCAGGATGGGACAGGCCAGGAGATGTTGAGCGACCAAGAACACATGAGCATTTCCGGAAGCAGCGCCAGGCACATGGTCATGCAGAAACTGCTGAGGAAATCAGAG TCTACGGTGATGGTGTTACGGAACATGGTGGGGCCAGAGGACATCGATGACGACCTGGAGGGCGAGGTGACAGAGGAGTGCGGCAAGTTTGGTGCCGTAAACCGGGTCATCATCTACCAGGAGaagcagggggaggaggaggatgccgAGATCATCGTCAAGATCTTTGTGGAGTTCTCCATGGTCTCGGAGATGAACAAGGCCATCCAGGCACTCAACGACCGCTGGTTTGGGGGTCGCAAGGTCATCGCGGAGGTCTACGACCAAGAGCGCTTTAACAGTAGCGACCTCTCCGCATAA
- the LOC135517435 gene encoding poly(U)-binding-splicing factor PUF60-like isoform X2, producing the protein MAVTEIAGGTALMMENGQGTGGKLGLPPLTPEQQEALQRAKKYAMEQSIKSVLVKQTIAHQQQQLTNLQMAAVTMGFGDPLSPLQSVAAQRQRALAIMCRVYVGSIYYELGEDTIRQAFAPFGPIKSIDMSWDSVTMKHKGFAFVEYEIPEAAQLALEQMNSVMLGGRNIKVGRPGNIGQAQPIIDQLAEEARAYNRIFVASVHPDLSDEDIKSVFEAFGRIKSCTLARDPTTGRHKSFGFIEYDKPQSSLDAVSSMNLFDLGGQYLRVGKAVTPPMPMLTPTQPGGLPPAAAVAAAAATAKITAQASMIPFQRDLLAFQEAVTGASILGAMAGANQMGQMSQMGQMGQMGPMGSMGIPQAVMAAQAPGMITGVTPVRPNLPVLPQVGLVNPVLASPPVITNPAQINPSLQELQKKKQEEKEMLQDGTGQEMLSDQEHMSISGSSARHMVMQKLLRKSESTVMVLRNMVGPEDIDDDLEGEVTEECGKFGAVNRVIIYQEKQGEEEDAEIIVKIFVEFSMVSEMNKAIQALNDRWFGGRKVIAEVYDQERFNSSDLSA; encoded by the exons ATGGCGGTGACGGAGATTGCG GGAGGGACAGCTCTGATGATGGAGAATGGACAGGGCACAGGTGGGAAGCTTGGCCTGCCGCCTCTCACCCCGGAGCAGCAGGAGGCTCTACAAAGG GCAAAGAAATATGCCATGGAGCAGAGCATTAAGAGTGTCTTGGTGAAGCAGACCATTGCCCATCAGCAACAGCAGCTCACCAACTTGCAG ATGGCAGCAGTGACAATGGGCTTTGGAGATCCTCTCTCACCTTTACAATCG GTGGCGGCTCAGCGTCAGCGTGCTCTTGCCATCATGTGCCGGGTGTATGTGGGCTCCATATACTATGAGCTCGGGGAGGACACCATCAGACAGGCCTTTGCCCCTTTTGGCCCCATCAAGAGCATTGACATGTCATGGGACTCCGTTACAATGAAGCACAAG GGCTTTGCCTTTGTGGAGTATGAGATCCCGGAGGCGGCACAGCTGGCTTTGGAGCAGATGAACTCAGTCATGCTTGGGGGCAGGAACATCAAG GTGGGGCGGCCAGGTAACATTGGTCAGGCGCAACCCATCATCGACCAGCTGGCAGAGGAGGCGCGCGCCTACAACCGGATCTTCGTGGCTTCCGTCCACCCTGACCTCTCAGACGAGGACATCAAGAGCGTCTTTGAGGCCTTCGGGAGGATCAAGTCCTGCACGTTAGCCAGGGACCCCACCACAGGAAGACACAAGAGCTTTGGCTTCATCG AGTATGACAAGCCCCAGTCGTCCCTGGATGCAGTGTCCTCCATGAACCTGTTTGACCTGGGGGGCCAGTACTTGCGGGTGGGCAAGGCCGTAACCCCGCCCATGCCCATGCTGACCCCCACCCAGCCTGGTGGCCTGCCGCCCGCTGCAGCCGTGGCTGCTGCAGCAGCCACCGCTAAGATAACGGCCCAGGCAAGTATGATTCCCTTCCAAAGGGATCTATTGGCCTTCCAG GAGGCTGTGACCGGGGCGTCCATCTTGGGGGCGATGGCCGGGGCGAACCAGATGGGCCAAATGAGTCAGATGGGACAAATGGGACAAATGGGTCCGATGGGCTCCATGGGCATCCCTCAGGCAGTCATGGCTGCCCAGGCCCCCGGAATGATCACAG GTGTGACACCAGTGCGTCCTAACCTGCCAGTGCTGCCCCAGGTGGGCCTGGTCAACCCTGTGCTGGCCTCACCGCCTGTGATCACCAACCCGGCCCAAATCAACCCCTCTCTACAAGAGCTTCAGAAGAAGAAgcaggaggagaaagagatgctGCAGGATGGGACAGGCCAGGAGATGTTGAGCGACCAAGAACACATGAGCATTTCCGGAAGCAGCGCCAGGCACATGGTCATGCAGAAACTGCTGAGGAAATCAGAG TCTACGGTGATGGTGTTACGGAACATGGTGGGGCCAGAGGACATCGATGACGACCTGGAGGGCGAGGTGACAGAGGAGTGCGGCAAGTTTGGTGCCGTAAACCGGGTCATCATCTACCAGGAGaagcagggggaggaggaggatgccgAGATCATCGTCAAGATCTTTGTGGAGTTCTCCATGGTCTCGGAGATGAACAAGGCCATCCAGGCACTCAACGACCGCTGGTTTGGGGGTCGCAAGGTCATCGCGGAGGTCTACGACCAAGAGCGCTTTAACAGTAGCGACCTCTCCGCATAA